The following proteins are encoded in a genomic region of Zea mays cultivar B73 chromosome 9, Zm-B73-REFERENCE-NAM-5.0, whole genome shotgun sequence:
- the LOC100279771 gene encoding uncharacterized protein LOC100279771 produces MTMPGSPARPSFSALRGARWRAYLGVIPGFAAVSTDELRRAAADSRRRYANLRRRLLIDPHLSKDEEGAPDLIVENPLSQSPGSTWGQYFRNAELEKMLNQDLSRLYPELGDFFQTSTCQSMLGRVLLVWSLRYPEFGYRQGMHELLAPLLYVLHADVQHFRQVRDLHEELLGDDFDGQTFPDRSKLNRSDRKNSVEGRTGKIRSLADLDPDTRDLFLINDAYGAEGELGIILSEKFMEHDAYSMFENLMNGAQGVVAITDFYSLSSAPESSMGLTPVREASSAIYHLLASVDSSLHSHLVELGVEPQYFALRWLRVLFGREFSLDSLLFIWDEIFSSPNHSYCTDIRSRADYQFKVLCSPRGALILSMAVSMMLHLRSSLLGSEHATSCLVRLLNFPEDIDLKSLIEKAKLLQSFALEANLPSSSSRGNSLLSTPNYWEETWKILQPSMDQKGGGVLKMKGRGFLRRSLSSTESNVSRSKAANFENNDMTSTRQSTTDEFHNADVVPAELITSVPHMLIEKQKHHVGKGTAETIGSNSKNGCETGQHDGYCSTSGEIRDPLGAASGYLSRSSSITLSCGTEYDHDTHHLEEPCDPCDDRVVNEPDPLSVHNTGTDEAATTDRTSGIVDTYPVRQRRLCSVDGKLKIKTRNATSAKGDEKETLAICSISNVADKELSRTLRSLGESMVENIQDIELLLKPNSLSTSVEKLEEAIPGSTEQAKAVAALKELRKISDLLRQI; encoded by the exons ATGACAATGCCGGGCTCTCCGGCGAGGCCGAGTTTCTCGGCCCTCCGCGGTGCCCGGTGGCGGGCCTATCTTGGCGTCATCCCCGGCTTCGCCGCCGTCTCCACCGACGAGCTCCGCCGCGCCGCCGCTGACTCCCGCCGGAG ATATGCTAATCTCCGGCGAAGGCTGCTAATAGATCCCCATCTCTCCAAGGATGAAGAAGGTGCCCCTGACTTGATTGTGGAGAATCCACTATCGCAGAGCCCAG GGAGCACATGGGGCCAATATTTCAGGAATGCGGAGCTTGAGAAAATGCTTAACCAAGATCTGTCCCGCCTATACCCTGAATTGGGGGACTTCTTCCAAACAAGCACATGTCAGTCTATGCTTGGACGTGTATTGTTAGTATGGAGCCTCAGATACCCAGAGTTTGGTTACAGACAAG GAATGCATGAACTCTTAGCTCCTCTTCTCTATGTACTTCACGCTGATGTGCAGCACTTCAGACAAGTCAGGGACCTTCATGAAGAGCTTTTGGGTGATGATTTTGATGGTCAAACTTTTCCAGATCGTTCAAAGCTGAACAGAAGTGACAGGAAAAACAGTGTTGAGGGTAGAACAGGTAAAATTAGAAGTTTGGCTGACCTTGATCCTGATACTAGAGATCTTTTCTTGATCAATGATGCATACGGAGCAGAGGGTGAACTGGGTATTATTTTATCAGAAAAGTTCATGGAGCATGATGCTTACTCTATGTTTGAGAATTTGATGAATGGTGCACAAGGAGTGGTTGCTATCACTGACTTCTATTCTCTGAGTTCTGCCCCAGAATCAAGTATGGGTTTAACACCAGTAAGAGAGGCATCGTCTGCAATATATCATTTGCTTGCTAGTGTTGATTCCTCTCTTCATAGTCACCTTGTGGAGTTAGGAGTCGAACCTCAGTACTTCGCATTACGATGGCTCCGTGTCCTATTTGGTCGTGAATTTTCACTTGACAGCCTTCTGTTTATTTGGGATGAGATCTTCTCTTCTCCTAACCATTCTTATTGTACTGACATCAGGAGTAGGGCAGATTATCAATTTAAAGTGTTATGTTCTCCTCGTGGTGCACTGATTTTGTCGATGGCAGTATCAATGATGCTCCATCTCAGATCCTCCTTATTAGGGAGTGAACATGCGACTTCTTGCCTAGTGAGGTTGTTAAATTTTCCAGAAGATATTGACTTAAAGAGCTTAATTGAGAAAGCCAAGTTACTGCAATCTTTTGCCCTTGaagcaaatcttccttcatcCTCATCGAGAGGAAATTCTCTCTTGTCTACACCCAACTATTGGGAAGAGACATGGAAGATTCTCCAGCCATCAATGGACCaaaagggtggtggtgtcctcaaGATGAAGGGAAGGGGCTTCTTGAGAAGAAGCTTGTCTAGCACTGAGTCGAATGTTTCCAGAAGCAAGGCTGCTAATTTTGAAAACAACGATATGACTTCAACTAGGCAGTCCACTACCGATGAATTTCACAATGCTGATGTAGTTCCTGCGGAGCTGATAACTAGTGTGCCACACATGCTTATAGAAAAACAAAAGCATCATGTTGGTAAAGGTACTGCAGAGACTATTGGGAGTAATTCAAAGAATGGATGTGAGACAGGACAGCATGATGGTTACTGCTCAACTTCAGGTGAAATTAGAGATCCTCTTGGAGCAGCTAGCGGGTATTTATCGAGGAGTAGCAGTATCACTTTGTCATGTGGTACTGAATATGATCATGATACCCATCATCTGGAAGAACCATGTGATCCCTGTGATGACAGAGTGGTTAATGAACCTGATCCACTCTCTGTGCACAATACTGGAACTGATGAAGCAGCAACAACAGATCGAACATCTGGAATAGTGGATACTTATCCTGTTCGACAGCGTAGACTGTGTTCTGTTGATGGGAAGCTGAAAATAAAAACCCGAAATGCCACTAGTGCTAAAGGTGACGAAAAAGAAACATTGGCAATATGTTCAATTTCAAATGTGGCTGATAAAGAGTTGAGCAGAACATTAAGATCTCTTGGTGAATCTATGGTTGAGAACATACAG GATATCGAATTGCTGTTAAAACCAAATTCACTCTCGACTTCAGTGGAGAAACTTGAGGAAGCAATTCCTGGAAGCACAGAGCAAGCTAAGGCAGTAGCAGCTCTAAAAGAACTCAGGAAGATCAGTGACCTTTTACGCCAAATCTAA
- the LOC100280569 gene encoding diphthamide biosynthesis protein 3, with protein MSAYDEVEIEDMEWNAELKAYTYPCPCGDLFQITLDDLRIGEEIARCPSCSLFLTVVYNAEDFADAKEPTHKPSPSPVAVA; from the coding sequence ATGTCGGCGTACGACGAGGTGGAGATCGAGGACATGGAGTGGAACGCGGAGCTGAAGGCGTACACGTACCCGTGCCCCTGCGGCGACCTCTTCCAGATCACGCTCGACGACCTCCGCATCGGGGAGGAGATTGCGCGCTGCCCGTCGTGTTCTCTCTTCCTCACCGTCGTTTACAACGCCGAGGACTTTGCTGACGCCAAGGAGCCGACCCACAAGCCGTCCCCGAGCCCAGTCGCCGTCGCCTGA